From Scleropages formosus chromosome 1, fSclFor1.1, whole genome shotgun sequence, a single genomic window includes:
- the mlxip gene encoding MLX-interacting protein isoform X1, whose product MAARQLRQSPSQSQCRRVSTGREEPDDDSDSEEPNIGLKRPDDAQPQIIHSGHFMVSSPHIEHPPKKGYDFDTVNKQTCQTYHFGKTSTAHFSIDASLTKLFECMTLAYSGKLVSPKWKNFKGLKLLWRDKIRLNNAIWRAWYIQYVEKRENPVCHFVTPLDGTMASDDHRPSETTTATEGKYWKRRIEIVIREYHKWRTYFKKRLQKHKDDDLSSLLKGAEEQFSLFGEVFPDAIRVSLCQDEELSFRRGARKSRDSPVPMEMEQLFDMDMLMSEFSDTLFSTLASHQTIGWPNPREIAHAGNADMIQPGLIPLQPNLDFMDTLEPLQDLFHAFRQPVIPSLSSAASSVAHLTASVSQTPTTLLPSIDLPTDLPSVSLDHRAISPDPVSIVSASNSNRSSATPAYRQNYMPVLPRLVVTGPGPVVSAPVAPPLMQTASPALPPLSHPILSQDSAVTPLAVLNSSQPPSVITHTASSTVTPSDAATTFSQSSAFAAPRASCRPTTQLQTTIPTLQPAVQPSMQLTQTFALPRPIQSSSTSKKTRRIKPIASHTISSPHLILAPFPGQHSTLIVTHNPLKAEVVSKSGVSTSSSNVGTAPGFHILAQTQKSPQLIVPKEEMAASSTNCQTQTSSSSTGRDGLCSGQGSPCGPEFPVTPSPVPSQSPHTPNQVPSPQSPHNTCTSLTKNEPNQGRRVNHISAEQKRRFNINIGFKTLCGLVPTLKSQTNLKPISNATTLQKTVEYISKLQQERMQVQEEMKRLREEIEELNSSINSCQEQLPATGVPITRHRIDHMQEKFDEYVKTRTLQNWKFWVFSIIIKPLFESFNGTVSTSSMEKLCQTTVEWLDRHCTLPVLRPMVLSTLRHLSISTSILTDPSLLPEEAKQAVSSPYQQPGQS is encoded by the exons ATGGCAGCCAGGCAGTTGCGCCAGAGTCCGAGTCAGTCCCAGTGTCGACGCGTGAGCACTGGGCGCGAGGAGCCGGATGACGACTCGGATTCGGAGGAGCCCAACATCGGCCTGAAGAGGCCAGATGATGCCCAGCCGCAGATCATCCACAGCGGACACTTCATGGTGTCTTCCCCGCACATCGAGCACCCGCCCAAGAAGGGCTACGACTTCGACACGGTGAACAAGCAGACGTGTCAGACTTACCACTTCGGCAAGACGAGCACGGCGCACTTCTCAATCGACGCGTCCCTCACCAAGCTCTTTGAGTGCATGACTCTGGCGTACAG TGGGAAGCTAGTGTCCCCAAAATGGAAGAATTTCAAGGGCCTCAAGCTACTGTGGAGAGACAAGATCCGACTGAACAATGCCATCTGGAGGGCCTGGTATATACAGT ATGTAGAGAAGAGGGAGAATCCAGTCTGCCATTTTGTCACTCCTCTGGATGGTACCATGGCCTCGGATGATCATCGTCCGTCTGAG ACCACCACCGCTACAGAAGGCAAATACTGGAAAAGGAGAATTGAGATTGTTATCCGAGAATATCACAAGTGGAGAACATACTTCAAGAAAAGG ttacaGAAACACAAGGATGATGATCTTTCCAGCCTACTCAAG GGAGCGGAAGAGCAGTTCTCACTTTTTGGGGAGGTCTTTCCAGACGCCATCCGTGTCTCCCTTTGTCAGGACGAGGAGCTGTCCTTCCGCCGCGGGGCTCGCAAGAGTCGTGACTCACCAGTACCCATGGAAATGGAGCAGCTCTTTGACATGGACATGCTCATGTCTGAGTTCTCAGACACGTTGTTTTCCACACTGGCCTCCCACCAGACTATTGGCTGGCCCAACCCCAGGGAGATTG CGCATGCTGGTAATGCAGACATGATCCAGCCTGGACTCATCCCACTGCAGCCCAACTTGGACTTCATGGACACGCTTGAGCCTTTACAAG ATTTGTTTCACGCCTTTCGGCAGCCAGTAATTCCCTCCCTGTCCTCAGCTGCCTCATCTGTGGCCCATTTAACAGCCAGTGTCTCTCAGACTCCG ACTACCCTGCTGCCATCCATTGACCTTCCAACAGACCTCCCATCCGTCAGCCTAGACCACAGGGCCATCTCACCGGACCCTGTATCCATAGTCTCAGCCAGTAACAGCAACAGAAGCAGTGCTACTCCTGCCTATAGACAGAACTACATGCCTGTCTTACCCAGGCTGGTGGTTACAGGGCCAGGTCCTGTTGTTTCTGCACCTGTGGCTCCACCCCTGATGCAAACGGCATCCCCTGCCCTTCCTCCTCTCAGCCACCCAATACTGAGCCAGGATTCTGCAGTGACCCCACTGGCTGTCCTGAACAGCTCCCAACCCCCATCAGTCATCACCCACACAGCATCTTCCACAGTCACACCCAGTGATGCTGCCACGACCTTCAGTCAGAGCTCTGCATTTGCAGCGCCAAGGGCTTCCTGCAGACCCACCACCCAGCTACAGACAACCATACCTACTCTGCAGCCTGCTGTACAACCCAGCATGCAGCTGACACAAACTTTTGCCCTGCCCAGGCCCATCCAGTCTTCCAGTACAAGCAAGAAAACAAGACGCATCAAGCCTATTGCTTCCCACACTATCTCTTCACCTCACCTCATTTTGG CACCTTTTCCAGGACAGCACAGCACCTTGATTGTTACACACAACCCGTTAAAGGCCGAAGTTGTCTCCAAGTCTGGTGTCTCTACTTCTTCCTCAAATGTTGGAACG GCACCTGGATTTCATATCCTTGCACAGACTCAGAAATCACCACAGCTTATTGTTCCCAAGGAAGAAATGGCTGCCTCCTCAACCAACTGCCAGACACAGACATCTTCATCCAGCACAG GGCGAGATGGGCTCTGCTCTGGTCAGGGATCACCATGTGGGCCTGAATTTCCAGTCACACCCAGTCCAGTTCCCAGTCAGTCACCTCACACCCCTAATCAAGTTCCTAGCCCCCAGTCACCCCACAACACTTGCACTAGTCTGACCAAGAATGAACCGAACCAG GGTCGAAGAGTAAATCACATTTCTGCTGAACAAAAAAGACGTTTCAACATAAATATCGGGTTCAAAACGCTTTGTGGTTTGGTGCCAACCTTGAAGTCTCAGACCAATTTGAAACCG ATCAGCAATGCTACAACCTTGCAGAAGACGGTGGAGTACATCAGTAAGCTCCAGCAGGAGAGAATGCAGGTTCAAGAGGAGATGAAACGGCTGCGTGAGGAGATTGAGGAACTCAACAGTTCCATCAA cTCATGTCAGGAGCAGCTGCCAGCCACAGGGGTCCCAATTACACGACATCGCATTGATCACATGCAGGAGAAATTTGATGAGTATGTGAAGACCAGGACCCTTCAGAACTGGAAGTTCTGGGTT TTTAGCATCATCATCAAGCCACTGTTTGAATCCTTCAACGGGACAGTGTCCACCTCCAGCATGGAGAAACTGTGTCAGACGACAGTAGAGTGGCTGGACCGGCACTGCACCCTACCTGTGTTGAGACCCA tGGTTTTGAGCACTCTTCGGCATCTGAGCATCAGCACCTCCATTCTGACTGACCCCTCCCTACTGCCTGAAGAAGCAAAGCAGGCCGTGTCCAGTCCATACCAGCAGCCCGGCCAATCCTAG
- the mlxip gene encoding MLX-interacting protein isoform X2, with amino-acid sequence MAARQLRQSPSQSQCRRVSTGREEPDDDSDSEEPNIGLKRPDDAQPQIIHSGHFMVSSPHIEHPPKKGYDFDTVNKQTCQTYHFGKTSTAHFSIDASLTKLFECMTLAYSGKLVSPKWKNFKGLKLLWRDKIRLNNAIWRAWYIQYVEKRENPVCHFVTPLDGTMASDDHRPSETTTATEGKYWKRRIEIVIREYHKWRTYFKKRLQKHKDDDLSSLLKDEELSFRRGARKSRDSPVPMEMEQLFDMDMLMSEFSDTLFSTLASHQTIGWPNPREIAHAGNADMIQPGLIPLQPNLDFMDTLEPLQDLFHAFRQPVIPSLSSAASSVAHLTASVSQTPTTLLPSIDLPTDLPSVSLDHRAISPDPVSIVSASNSNRSSATPAYRQNYMPVLPRLVVTGPGPVVSAPVAPPLMQTASPALPPLSHPILSQDSAVTPLAVLNSSQPPSVITHTASSTVTPSDAATTFSQSSAFAAPRASCRPTTQLQTTIPTLQPAVQPSMQLTQTFALPRPIQSSSTSKKTRRIKPIASHTISSPHLILAPFPGQHSTLIVTHNPLKAEVVSKSGVSTSSSNVGTAPGFHILAQTQKSPQLIVPKEEMAASSTNCQTQTSSSSTGRDGLCSGQGSPCGPEFPVTPSPVPSQSPHTPNQVPSPQSPHNTCTSLTKNEPNQGRRVNHISAEQKRRFNINIGFKTLCGLVPTLKSQTNLKPISNATTLQKTVEYISKLQQERMQVQEEMKRLREEIEELNSSINSCQEQLPATGVPITRHRIDHMQEKFDEYVKTRTLQNWKFWVFSIIIKPLFESFNGTVSTSSMEKLCQTTVEWLDRHCTLPVLRPMVLSTLRHLSISTSILTDPSLLPEEAKQAVSSPYQQPGQS; translated from the exons ATGGCAGCCAGGCAGTTGCGCCAGAGTCCGAGTCAGTCCCAGTGTCGACGCGTGAGCACTGGGCGCGAGGAGCCGGATGACGACTCGGATTCGGAGGAGCCCAACATCGGCCTGAAGAGGCCAGATGATGCCCAGCCGCAGATCATCCACAGCGGACACTTCATGGTGTCTTCCCCGCACATCGAGCACCCGCCCAAGAAGGGCTACGACTTCGACACGGTGAACAAGCAGACGTGTCAGACTTACCACTTCGGCAAGACGAGCACGGCGCACTTCTCAATCGACGCGTCCCTCACCAAGCTCTTTGAGTGCATGACTCTGGCGTACAG TGGGAAGCTAGTGTCCCCAAAATGGAAGAATTTCAAGGGCCTCAAGCTACTGTGGAGAGACAAGATCCGACTGAACAATGCCATCTGGAGGGCCTGGTATATACAGT ATGTAGAGAAGAGGGAGAATCCAGTCTGCCATTTTGTCACTCCTCTGGATGGTACCATGGCCTCGGATGATCATCGTCCGTCTGAG ACCACCACCGCTACAGAAGGCAAATACTGGAAAAGGAGAATTGAGATTGTTATCCGAGAATATCACAAGTGGAGAACATACTTCAAGAAAAGG ttacaGAAACACAAGGATGATGATCTTTCCAGCCTACTCAAG GACGAGGAGCTGTCCTTCCGCCGCGGGGCTCGCAAGAGTCGTGACTCACCAGTACCCATGGAAATGGAGCAGCTCTTTGACATGGACATGCTCATGTCTGAGTTCTCAGACACGTTGTTTTCCACACTGGCCTCCCACCAGACTATTGGCTGGCCCAACCCCAGGGAGATTG CGCATGCTGGTAATGCAGACATGATCCAGCCTGGACTCATCCCACTGCAGCCCAACTTGGACTTCATGGACACGCTTGAGCCTTTACAAG ATTTGTTTCACGCCTTTCGGCAGCCAGTAATTCCCTCCCTGTCCTCAGCTGCCTCATCTGTGGCCCATTTAACAGCCAGTGTCTCTCAGACTCCG ACTACCCTGCTGCCATCCATTGACCTTCCAACAGACCTCCCATCCGTCAGCCTAGACCACAGGGCCATCTCACCGGACCCTGTATCCATAGTCTCAGCCAGTAACAGCAACAGAAGCAGTGCTACTCCTGCCTATAGACAGAACTACATGCCTGTCTTACCCAGGCTGGTGGTTACAGGGCCAGGTCCTGTTGTTTCTGCACCTGTGGCTCCACCCCTGATGCAAACGGCATCCCCTGCCCTTCCTCCTCTCAGCCACCCAATACTGAGCCAGGATTCTGCAGTGACCCCACTGGCTGTCCTGAACAGCTCCCAACCCCCATCAGTCATCACCCACACAGCATCTTCCACAGTCACACCCAGTGATGCTGCCACGACCTTCAGTCAGAGCTCTGCATTTGCAGCGCCAAGGGCTTCCTGCAGACCCACCACCCAGCTACAGACAACCATACCTACTCTGCAGCCTGCTGTACAACCCAGCATGCAGCTGACACAAACTTTTGCCCTGCCCAGGCCCATCCAGTCTTCCAGTACAAGCAAGAAAACAAGACGCATCAAGCCTATTGCTTCCCACACTATCTCTTCACCTCACCTCATTTTGG CACCTTTTCCAGGACAGCACAGCACCTTGATTGTTACACACAACCCGTTAAAGGCCGAAGTTGTCTCCAAGTCTGGTGTCTCTACTTCTTCCTCAAATGTTGGAACG GCACCTGGATTTCATATCCTTGCACAGACTCAGAAATCACCACAGCTTATTGTTCCCAAGGAAGAAATGGCTGCCTCCTCAACCAACTGCCAGACACAGACATCTTCATCCAGCACAG GGCGAGATGGGCTCTGCTCTGGTCAGGGATCACCATGTGGGCCTGAATTTCCAGTCACACCCAGTCCAGTTCCCAGTCAGTCACCTCACACCCCTAATCAAGTTCCTAGCCCCCAGTCACCCCACAACACTTGCACTAGTCTGACCAAGAATGAACCGAACCAG GGTCGAAGAGTAAATCACATTTCTGCTGAACAAAAAAGACGTTTCAACATAAATATCGGGTTCAAAACGCTTTGTGGTTTGGTGCCAACCTTGAAGTCTCAGACCAATTTGAAACCG ATCAGCAATGCTACAACCTTGCAGAAGACGGTGGAGTACATCAGTAAGCTCCAGCAGGAGAGAATGCAGGTTCAAGAGGAGATGAAACGGCTGCGTGAGGAGATTGAGGAACTCAACAGTTCCATCAA cTCATGTCAGGAGCAGCTGCCAGCCACAGGGGTCCCAATTACACGACATCGCATTGATCACATGCAGGAGAAATTTGATGAGTATGTGAAGACCAGGACCCTTCAGAACTGGAAGTTCTGGGTT TTTAGCATCATCATCAAGCCACTGTTTGAATCCTTCAACGGGACAGTGTCCACCTCCAGCATGGAGAAACTGTGTCAGACGACAGTAGAGTGGCTGGACCGGCACTGCACCCTACCTGTGTTGAGACCCA tGGTTTTGAGCACTCTTCGGCATCTGAGCATCAGCACCTCCATTCTGACTGACCCCTCCCTACTGCCTGAAGAAGCAAAGCAGGCCGTGTCCAGTCCATACCAGCAGCCCGGCCAATCCTAG